A region of Streptomyces cinnamoneus DNA encodes the following proteins:
- the panD gene encoding aspartate 1-decarboxylase, with the protein MFRTMMKSKIHRATVTQADLHYVGSLTIDGDLMDAADLLPGEKVDIVDIDNGARLSTYVIEGPRGSGVIGINGAAARLISPGDLVIIIAYGTMDDAEARAFEPRVVFVDEHNAVADLGSDPAAVPEGSGLSRGDLVAG; encoded by the coding sequence GTGTTTCGTACCATGATGAAGTCCAAGATCCATCGGGCCACCGTGACGCAGGCCGACCTGCACTACGTCGGCTCGCTCACCATCGACGGCGACCTGATGGACGCCGCCGACCTGCTGCCGGGCGAGAAGGTCGACATCGTCGACATCGACAACGGCGCCCGGCTGTCGACCTACGTCATCGAGGGCCCGCGCGGCTCCGGCGTGATCGGCATCAACGGCGCAGCCGCCCGTCTGATCAGCCCCGGCGACCTGGTCATCATCATCGCCTACGGCACCATGGACGACGCCGAGGCCCGCGCCTTCGAGCCCCGCGTCGTCTTCGTCGACGAGCACAACGCCGTGGCCGACCTCGGCAGCGACCCCGCGGCCGTTCCCGAGGGCTCCGGCCTCTCGCGCGGCGACCTCGTCGCGGGCTGA
- a CDS encoding alpha/beta hydrolase codes for MPVRLDVQYQLATAPNGKAVDVHRPVTDAAVSPVALLWHGVSPDDRAMLRPLARAVAALGVLVLVPDWRSDASDGGREHLLASLEYARAHAPALGGDTDRFVLAGWSAGAPAALGIALHPELTGGWRPSAVVGVASRYDLPARTTGTAPLDDLAAAAPGTPVPVPVDLVHGTEDTLMDIGHSRRLLEALTAQRWPARLEAVRADHAGAAMTEYDPVLDRCRPSEKEEVRAAGELTALVIARAAGIPGA; via the coding sequence GTGCCCGTACGTCTCGACGTCCAGTACCAGCTCGCCACCGCCCCCAACGGCAAGGCCGTCGACGTCCACCGGCCCGTGACGGACGCCGCCGTGTCGCCCGTGGCGCTGCTGTGGCACGGCGTCAGCCCCGACGACCGCGCCATGCTCCGGCCGCTGGCGCGGGCGGTGGCGGCCCTGGGCGTGCTGGTGCTCGTACCGGACTGGCGCTCCGACGCGTCCGACGGCGGGCGGGAGCACCTGCTGGCCTCGCTGGAGTACGCCCGCGCCCACGCACCCGCCCTGGGGGGCGACACGGACCGGTTCGTGCTCGCCGGATGGTCGGCGGGGGCCCCGGCGGCGCTGGGGATCGCCCTCCACCCCGAACTGACCGGCGGCTGGCGGCCGTCCGCCGTGGTGGGCGTCGCGTCCCGCTACGACCTTCCCGCCCGCACGACGGGCACTGCCCCGCTGGACGACCTGGCCGCGGCGGCCCCGGGCACGCCCGTACCCGTGCCGGTCGATCTCGTGCACGGCACAGAGGACACGCTGATGGACATCGGCCACTCGCGACGGCTGCTGGAGGCCCTCACGGCGCAGCGCTGGCCGGCGCGGCTGGAGGCGGTGCGGGCCGATCACGCAGGCGCGGCCATGACCGAGTACGACCCGGTGCTGGACCGCTGCCGGCCCAGCGAGAAGGAGGAGGTCCGCGCGGCCGGGGAGCTGACCGCGCTGGTCATCGCCCGGGCGGCGGGGATACCGGGGGCCTGA
- a CDS encoding helix-turn-helix domain-containing protein: MKDPETSAGTLADKLNHLFQTVIPAGREPYSTEEVARAITAGGVSISGSYIWLLRKGQRDNPTLRHVEALAKFFGVPPAYFFDDQVTAAVNADLRLLVALRDTQVQRVALRAAGLSAASLHSINEVIERVRELEGLPTSRANPTESQP; this comes from the coding sequence ATGAAGGATCCCGAAACCTCGGCCGGCACTCTGGCCGACAAGCTCAATCACCTATTCCAGACAGTGATTCCGGCCGGCCGGGAGCCATACAGCACGGAGGAAGTGGCACGTGCGATCACCGCCGGAGGTGTTTCGATATCGGGGAGCTATATCTGGCTTTTGCGCAAGGGACAGCGTGACAATCCCACGCTGCGACACGTGGAGGCGCTGGCGAAATTCTTCGGCGTACCTCCGGCCTATTTCTTCGACGACCAGGTGACGGCTGCGGTCAACGCGGACCTCCGCCTCCTGGTGGCCCTGCGCGACACCCAGGTACAGCGGGTGGCGCTCCGCGCGGCCGGCCTGTCCGCGGCGAGCCTGCATTCGATCAACGAAGTGATCGAGCGGGTCCGCGAATTGGAAGGACTTCCGACGAGCCGGGCCAATCCCACCGAAAGCCAGCCCTGA
- a CDS encoding ParB/RepB/Spo0J family partition protein → MTVTEPEHQLTALLPLDALLTADSPRTAGEDPQHVRSLARLDVPLPPIVVHRATMRVVDGMHRLRAARLRGDERIAVRFFEGTAEDAFVYAVRANNQHGTPLTQADRSAAAERIIRSHPQWSDRLIASAVGLAASTVASLRRRAAGRVGQVTARTGRDGRVRPLNAAEGRRRACALIAARPQASLREIADVAGIAVGTARDVRMRLRKGQDPVPKKLRDDEMRQRAATQPAPVPAPADRPEGVPPAGTPSTEPPLPKLRKDPSLRFSESGRTLLQLLSVHAMGGERWRRLLESVPAHRRTTVAQAARHCAESWLRFAIELERRSV, encoded by the coding sequence GTGACGGTTACGGAACCGGAACACCAGCTGACCGCTCTGCTTCCTCTTGACGCCCTGCTGACCGCGGACTCCCCGCGGACGGCAGGTGAAGACCCTCAGCACGTCCGGTCGCTGGCGCGGCTGGACGTGCCCCTGCCGCCCATCGTCGTGCACCGCGCCACCATGCGGGTCGTCGATGGCATGCACCGGCTGCGAGCCGCTCGTCTACGGGGGGATGAGCGGATCGCGGTCCGGTTCTTCGAAGGAACCGCGGAGGACGCCTTCGTCTACGCGGTCAGGGCGAACAACCAGCACGGCACGCCGCTCACCCAGGCGGACCGGTCGGCCGCCGCCGAGCGCATCATCCGTTCCCATCCGCAGTGGTCGGACCGGCTGATCGCCTCGGCGGTGGGGCTCGCCGCCAGCACCGTCGCCTCGCTGCGCCGCCGGGCCGCCGGCCGCGTCGGCCAGGTGACGGCACGGACGGGCCGGGACGGCCGTGTCCGCCCGCTCAACGCGGCGGAGGGCCGGCGCCGCGCCTGCGCGCTCATCGCCGCGAGACCCCAGGCGAGCCTCAGAGAGATCGCCGACGTCGCGGGCATAGCCGTGGGCACCGCGCGTGACGTCCGCATGCGTTTACGCAAGGGACAGGACCCGGTGCCGAAGAAACTCCGCGACGACGAGATGCGCCAGCGCGCCGCCACCCAGCCCGCGCCCGTGCCCGCCCCCGCCGACCGGCCCGAGGGCGTGCCGCCCGCCGGCACGCCGAGCACCGAACCACCCCTGCCGAAGCTGCGCAAGGACCCCTCGCTCCGGTTCTCCGAGAGCGGGCGCACCCTGCTGCAACTGCTCAGCGTCCACGCGATGGGCGGTGAGCGCTGGCGCCGGCTCCTGGAGAGCGTGCCCGCGCACCGCCGCACGACGGTGGCCCAGGCCGCCCGGCACTGCGCCGAGTCGTGGCTGCGCTTCGCGATAGAGCTGGAGCGCCGCTCGGTCTGA
- a CDS encoding ribokinase — protein sequence MTDDATGARTYDVLVIGSANADLTVRVDRRPGPGETVLGTDLVENAGGKGANQAAAAARLGARTALLAKVGDDAFGEMVLDGQREAGTELRHVLVERGARTGTAMIVVGPDGDNAIVVSPGANSRLLPGDVTDARAAVAASAVVSLQLEIPPETVRAAVAVAGETGTRVVLNPSPVPEVLDPALLEAADPLVVNEHEARGLSGLDAGTAADWARALRARGARSVVVTLGAQGALALDDAAGDPVAVPGVAVTAVDTTGAGDAFTGALATRLAAGADLADAARFAVRVGAVSVTRAGAQPSYPTAEELD from the coding sequence ATGACCGACGACGCGACCGGGGCGAGGACCTACGACGTGCTGGTGATCGGCTCGGCGAACGCCGACCTGACGGTCCGCGTTGACCGGCGACCGGGGCCCGGCGAGACCGTTCTGGGCACGGACCTGGTCGAGAACGCCGGCGGCAAGGGCGCCAACCAGGCCGCGGCGGCGGCACGCCTGGGAGCCCGTACGGCTTTGCTGGCGAAGGTGGGTGACGACGCGTTCGGCGAGATGGTGCTGGACGGCCAGCGCGAGGCGGGCACGGAGCTGCGGCACGTGCTGGTGGAGCGGGGCGCCCGCACCGGCACGGCGATGATCGTCGTCGGGCCGGACGGGGACAACGCGATCGTGGTCTCCCCCGGCGCCAACTCCCGTCTGCTGCCCGGCGACGTCACGGACGCCCGCGCGGCCGTCGCCGCGTCGGCCGTCGTCTCACTCCAGTTGGAGATCCCGCCGGAGACGGTGCGGGCCGCGGTCGCCGTGGCCGGGGAGACGGGCACGCGGGTGGTGCTCAACCCCTCACCGGTGCCCGAGGTGCTCGACCCGGCCCTACTGGAGGCGGCCGATCCGCTGGTCGTCAACGAGCACGAGGCCCGTGGGCTGTCGGGGCTGGACGCGGGCACCGCCGCCGACTGGGCACGGGCCCTGCGCGCACGCGGCGCCCGGTCGGTGGTGGTCACCCTGGGTGCGCAGGGCGCGCTCGCCCTGGACGACGCGGCCGGCGATCCGGTCGCCGTGCCGGGTGTGGCGGTCACGGCGGTCGACACGACGGGCGCAGGGGACGCCTTCACGGGTGCGCTGGCCACCCGCCTGGCGGCCGGGGCGGACCTGGCGGACGCGGCACGCTTCGCGGTGCGGGTCGGCGCGGTGTCCGTGACCCGCGCGGGCGCGCAGCCGTCGTACCCGACGGCGGAGGAGCTGGACTAG
- a CDS encoding sigma-70 family RNA polymerase sigma factor, translating to MAETMFRPPPCDADPLDTATAFTRLAALPEGAERDRFRQEVIAAWLPMAERISLRYRRCGESPADLRQVAALALVHAVDRFDPGLGFAFESFAIPTINGELKRHVRDHVWSLHIPRKDQELRAAVRAARTRLEQRDAGASVTPAELAAETGLSEEEVRRGLHADGVHHTLSLDHPVSGAEELPLSDTLGLADRALELVVDRQSLKPLLDALSERERYVLYWRFFGNLTQKQIGARLGVSQMQISRILSRTCARLRQQLLAAA from the coding sequence ATGGCTGAGACGATGTTCCGCCCGCCTCCGTGCGACGCCGACCCGTTGGACACCGCGACCGCCTTCACCCGCCTCGCAGCCCTCCCCGAGGGGGCGGAGCGCGACAGGTTCCGGCAGGAAGTGATCGCCGCCTGGTTGCCGATGGCCGAGCGCATCAGCCTTCGCTACCGCAGATGCGGAGAGAGCCCCGCCGATCTCCGGCAGGTCGCCGCCCTGGCGCTGGTGCACGCCGTGGACCGCTTCGACCCGGGCCTGGGGTTCGCGTTCGAGTCCTTCGCCATCCCCACCATCAACGGGGAGCTGAAACGTCACGTCAGGGACCACGTCTGGTCGCTTCACATCCCGCGCAAGGACCAGGAGTTGCGGGCGGCCGTCCGCGCCGCGCGCACCAGGCTGGAGCAGCGGGACGCCGGCGCGAGCGTCACCCCAGCGGAGCTGGCCGCGGAGACGGGGCTGTCCGAGGAGGAGGTCCGGCGCGGCCTCCACGCCGACGGGGTGCACCACACGCTCTCCCTCGACCACCCCGTCTCGGGGGCCGAGGAGCTTCCGCTGTCCGACACGCTCGGCCTGGCCGACCGCGCGCTGGAGCTCGTCGTCGACCGGCAGTCCCTCAAGCCGCTGCTGGACGCGCTGTCCGAGCGCGAGCGCTACGTCCTGTACTGGCGGTTCTTCGGCAACCTCACGCAGAAGCAGATCGGGGCGCGCCTCGGCGTATCGCAGATGCAGATCTCCCGCATCCTCAGCCGCACGTGCGCGCGTCTGCGCCAGCAGCTGCTCGCGGCGGCGTGA
- a CDS encoding chaplin: MSRIAKAAVLTAAVGTVVSGVAGVASADSGAQGAAVGSPGVVSGNVIQIPLHVPINLCGNTIDIIALLNPTFGNTCVND, encoded by the coding sequence ATGTCGCGTATCGCCAAGGCAGCCGTCCTGACTGCCGCCGTCGGCACCGTCGTTTCCGGTGTCGCCGGTGTCGCCTCCGCCGACTCCGGCGCGCAGGGTGCGGCTGTGGGCTCCCCCGGCGTAGTCTCCGGGAACGTCATCCAGATCCCGCTCCACGTACCGATCAACCTCTGCGGGAACACGATTGACATCATCGCCCTGCTGAACCCGACCTTCGGCAACACCTGCGTGAACGACTGA
- a CDS encoding SDR family NAD(P)-dependent oxidoreductase, whose protein sequence is MTVTEENRDGAGHPSDTPGIAPERMAILLSVLEELDTLPVDHPDAIAVRRATSGVYRTVKQRRRQERRAAKTAHDRSVTEATATGSAERIDDETQGLLPSSSVLGEIAGILERPRSCYICKSRYVEVDAFYHQLCRDCAAENRMRRDASADLTGRRALLTGGRAKIGMYIALRLLRDGAHTTITTRFPNDAIRRFKAMPDSDQWIHRLKVVGIDLRDPAQVVALADSVAAEGPLDILINNAAQTVRRSPRAYSELVAAESAPLPAGELPAAQVIGAFGSGAVDAVAALPSAGGEGLSAQDVTDLALVSGSASLARIEAGTAIDAGGLVPDLDATNSWIQTVSEVDPVELLEVQLCNSTAPFILISRLRPAMAAAAARRKYVVNVSAMEGVFSRGYKGAGHPHTNMAKAALNMLTRTSAQEMLESDGILMTAVDTGWITDERPHPDKVRLAEAGFHAPLDLVDGAARVYDPIVRGEQGEDLYGCFLKDYRKSDW, encoded by the coding sequence ATGACCGTCACTGAAGAGAACCGCGACGGTGCAGGCCACCCGTCGGACACTCCTGGCATAGCCCCCGAGCGCATGGCGATCCTCCTGAGCGTGCTCGAGGAGCTCGACACCCTCCCCGTCGACCACCCCGACGCGATCGCGGTGCGGCGCGCCACCTCCGGCGTCTACCGCACGGTGAAGCAGCGCCGCCGGCAGGAGCGGCGGGCCGCCAAGACCGCCCACGACCGCTCCGTGACGGAGGCCACGGCCACCGGGTCCGCCGAGCGGATCGACGACGAGACCCAGGGGCTCCTGCCCAGCTCCTCGGTCCTCGGCGAGATCGCGGGCATCCTCGAGCGCCCCCGCTCCTGCTACATCTGCAAGAGCCGCTACGTCGAGGTCGACGCCTTCTACCACCAGCTCTGCCGGGACTGCGCCGCCGAGAACCGGATGCGCCGCGACGCGAGCGCCGACCTCACCGGGCGCCGGGCCCTGCTCACCGGCGGCCGGGCCAAGATCGGCATGTACATCGCGCTGCGCCTGCTGCGTGACGGAGCCCACACCACCATCACCACCCGCTTCCCCAACGACGCCATCCGGCGTTTCAAGGCGATGCCGGACAGTGACCAGTGGATCCACCGGCTCAAGGTCGTCGGCATCGACCTGCGCGACCCGGCGCAGGTCGTCGCGCTCGCCGACTCCGTCGCGGCCGAGGGCCCGCTCGACATCCTGATCAACAACGCGGCCCAGACGGTCCGCCGCTCCCCGCGCGCCTACAGCGAGCTGGTCGCCGCCGAGTCCGCCCCGCTGCCGGCCGGTGAGCTGCCGGCCGCGCAGGTGATCGGCGCCTTCGGCAGCGGCGCGGTGGACGCCGTCGCCGCGCTGCCGTCGGCGGGCGGCGAGGGTCTGAGCGCCCAGGACGTCACCGACCTGGCGCTGGTCAGCGGCTCCGCCTCGCTCGCCCGCATCGAAGCCGGCACGGCCATCGACGCCGGCGGCCTCGTCCCGGACCTGGACGCCACGAACAGCTGGATCCAGACGGTCTCCGAGGTCGACCCCGTCGAGCTCCTCGAAGTGCAGCTGTGCAACTCCACGGCGCCCTTCATCCTGATCAGCCGGCTGCGCCCGGCGATGGCCGCGGCCGCCGCCCGCCGCAAGTACGTGGTGAACGTCTCCGCCATGGAGGGCGTCTTCAGCCGCGGCTACAAGGGCGCGGGCCACCCGCACACGAACATGGCCAAGGCCGCCCTGAACATGCTCACGCGCACCAGCGCGCAGGAGATGCTCGAAAGCGACGGCATCCTGATGACCGCCGTCGACACCGGCTGGATCACGGACGAGCGCCCCCACCCGGACAAGGTGCGCCTCGCCGAGGCCGGCTTCCACGCCCCCCTCGACCTCGTCGACGGCGCGGCCCGGGTGTACGACCCGATCGTGCGCGGCGAGCAGGGCGAGGACCTCTACGGCTGCTTCCTGAAGGACTACCGCAAGTCCGACTGGTAG
- a CDS encoding DUF6182 family protein, with product MCATGSGGGVAAIAVLHEVVPEEFASSVLEFTAALSEEERRCWLGEHTRTRYLVGNPANLAGRLPPTTAHRDGRVAWYREDPRTGHRELRLLLRALRGELPADPPPYVLHVPRGLPEPDRARSPRSWRITVDVRDLTLPGYLVHLGHTLSEPAITGVLRAGDRIAVHHTRRLTPPAGGHAYLRVHRDTDDPRRLRAYAVLADESAHD from the coding sequence ATGTGCGCCACGGGGTCCGGCGGGGGAGTGGCGGCGATCGCCGTGCTGCACGAGGTCGTCCCGGAGGAATTCGCCTCGTCCGTCCTGGAATTCACCGCGGCGCTCAGCGAGGAGGAGCGCCGCTGCTGGCTCGGCGAACACACCCGCACCCGCTACCTCGTCGGTAACCCCGCCAATCTGGCCGGACGCCTGCCGCCCACCACCGCGCACCGCGACGGCCGCGTCGCCTGGTACCGCGAGGACCCCCGGACCGGCCACCGGGAACTGCGGCTGCTGCTGCGGGCCCTGCGCGGCGAACTGCCGGCGGACCCGCCTCCGTACGTCCTCCACGTCCCCCGCGGCCTCCCCGAGCCCGACCGGGCGCGGAGCCCCCGCTCGTGGCGGATCACGGTGGACGTGCGGGACCTGACCCTGCCCGGCTACCTCGTGCACCTCGGGCACACCCTGTCCGAACCGGCGATCACCGGGGTGCTGCGGGCCGGCGACCGGATCGCCGTCCACCACACCCGTCGGCTCACGCCACCCGCCGGCGGCCACGCCTACCTGCGGGTGCACCGCGACACCGACGACCCCCGCCGCCTGCGCGCCTACGCCGTCCTGGCCGACGAGAGCGCCCATGACTGA
- a CDS encoding GH3 family domain-containing protein yields the protein MTASPDTGATAFRQELIEARNSLTATLDDAAAWQDRIRTRLLTENADTAFGRHHGFGRLRTIDDYRTAVPLRTYADYEPWINRAAEGEPSVLTPQTPRLFFTTAGSTGARKRIPVTENFLKTVYLPFFRAAMGVPATCFPDDFGPGAVTLNLRHDRLARPATTASGRPSLGPSQADLRGGFGVTMTEPGALAPWADLPVPVDDRRYLDKLYVRVRTAVAHDVRSVVGHNPSMIAILPELLAQWWPAILRDLADGTYLGMSGGRPDKDRARELERQAERAGAPTPAVIWPRIRLLYCWTSGMASLYLPRVKELYGSGVTVLPTPPSASEGPVGVPVDRHPTAGPLAVSTALYEFVDAAEDVRPDSPTLLFGELEAGRDYHVVFSHVGGLHRYVLGDLAHVVDHVRGVPRVEYAGRSTLSDVAGERLREFHLFRALKATAWSTGLDVVNATFRTEEEANGPRYAVAVALRPAPRPEEVLAFGDRLDREIARQAPRYAAARARGDLAALRVQCVPPSAFTAHWHRRVAAGMRPPEVKDQVFLPDPAAWQELCEHGGRADAL from the coding sequence ATGACTGCTTCCCCGGACACCGGCGCCACGGCCTTCCGGCAAGAACTCATCGAGGCCAGGAACAGCCTGACGGCGACCCTGGACGACGCCGCGGCGTGGCAGGACCGGATCCGCACCCGGCTGCTCACCGAGAACGCCGACACCGCGTTCGGCCGGCACCACGGCTTCGGCAGGCTCCGCACCATCGACGACTACCGGACGGCCGTCCCGCTGCGCACCTACGCCGACTACGAACCCTGGATCAACAGGGCCGCCGAAGGCGAGCCGTCCGTCCTCACCCCCCAGACGCCGCGGCTGTTCTTCACCACCGCCGGCAGCACCGGCGCGCGCAAACGGATCCCGGTGACCGAAAACTTCCTGAAGACGGTGTACCTGCCGTTCTTCCGGGCGGCCATGGGGGTCCCCGCCACCTGCTTCCCCGACGACTTCGGGCCCGGCGCCGTCACCCTCAACCTGCGCCACGACCGGCTCGCACGACCGGCGACCACCGCCTCTGGGCGGCCCAGCCTGGGCCCCAGCCAGGCCGACCTGCGCGGCGGCTTCGGGGTGACGATGACCGAGCCCGGCGCCCTGGCGCCCTGGGCCGACCTGCCGGTCCCCGTGGACGACCGGCGCTACCTCGACAAGCTCTACGTACGCGTGCGCACGGCCGTCGCCCACGACGTGCGCTCCGTCGTCGGCCACAACCCCTCGATGATCGCGATCCTCCCCGAACTCCTCGCACAGTGGTGGCCTGCGATCCTGCGCGACCTCGCCGACGGCACCTACCTCGGCATGTCCGGCGGCCGCCCCGACAAGGACCGGGCGCGCGAACTGGAGCGCCAGGCGGAACGGGCGGGCGCCCCCACACCCGCCGTGATCTGGCCCCGCATCCGGCTCCTCTACTGCTGGACCTCCGGCATGGCCTCGCTCTACCTCCCCCGGGTCAAGGAGCTCTACGGCTCCGGCGTCACCGTGCTGCCCACCCCGCCCTCGGCGTCCGAAGGTCCCGTCGGCGTCCCCGTCGACCGCCACCCCACGGCCGGGCCGCTGGCCGTCTCCACGGCGCTGTACGAGTTCGTGGACGCCGCCGAGGACGTCCGCCCCGACAGCCCGACGCTGCTCTTCGGCGAACTGGAGGCGGGCCGCGACTACCACGTGGTCTTCTCGCACGTCGGCGGCCTCCACCGGTACGTCCTCGGTGACCTGGCGCACGTCGTGGACCACGTCCGGGGCGTCCCGCGCGTCGAGTACGCGGGCCGCAGCACCCTCTCCGACGTCGCGGGGGAGCGCCTGCGCGAGTTCCACCTCTTCCGCGCCCTGAAGGCGACGGCCTGGAGCACCGGCCTGGACGTGGTCAACGCGACCTTCCGCACCGAGGAGGAGGCGAACGGGCCGCGCTACGCCGTGGCCGTCGCCCTGCGCCCCGCACCCCGCCCCGAGGAGGTCCTCGCCTTCGGGGACCGGCTGGACCGGGAGATCGCCCGGCAGGCCCCCCGCTACGCCGCCGCCCGGGCCCGCGGCGACCTGGCCGCGCTGCGCGTCCAGTGCGTCCCCCCGTCCGCCTTCACCGCCCACTGGCACCGCAGGGTCGCCGCCGGCATGCGCCCGCCCGAGGTCAAGGACCAGGTCTTCCTGCCGGATCCGGCGGCCTGGCAGGAGCTGTGCGAGCACGGCGGACGGGCTGACGCCCTATGA
- a CDS encoding polyprenyl synthetase family protein, translated as MTILETATPHIDLGRVRQAVEDTLECFLAGKAEGEDGARIAAPLRVLRDFLGGGGKRVRPLYCCLGWFAVAGRPPTTEVLRAAAGLELFHTFALIHDDVIDGSDSRHARPTAHRAFEQDGPGPRARWFGESAAILLGDLCEVWSAELLGGLSGPSPASARAVLDRMRGELVIGQFLDLRAFGTDFGNVEDALAVIHYKTTKYTVERPLQIGAAMAGASSSVLGVCAAYARPMGEAFQMCDDLEDVLPDPARGDATGNDLREGKHTVVLALALRDAGAAESARLRELVGDPDLDADGLAEAQALIAATGAPRTVRRMVVERRRQALDVLAAAPFGPAARQALARLTDLALPGVDRWEEAEG; from the coding sequence ATGACCATCCTGGAGACCGCCACGCCGCACATCGACCTGGGCCGGGTCCGCCAGGCCGTGGAGGACACCCTGGAGTGCTTCCTGGCCGGCAAGGCCGAGGGGGAGGACGGCGCGCGCATCGCCGCCCCGCTGCGCGTCCTGCGCGACTTCCTCGGCGGCGGGGGCAAGCGGGTGCGCCCGCTGTACTGCTGCCTCGGCTGGTTCGCCGTCGCCGGACGGCCGCCGACCACCGAGGTGCTGCGCGCCGCGGCCGGCCTGGAGCTCTTCCACACCTTCGCGCTGATCCACGACGACGTGATCGACGGCTCGGACAGCCGTCACGCGCGCCCCACGGCGCACCGCGCCTTCGAGCAGGACGGCCCCGGGCCGCGCGCGCGGTGGTTCGGCGAGAGCGCCGCGATCCTCCTCGGCGACCTGTGCGAGGTGTGGTCCGCCGAGCTCCTGGGTGGCCTCTCCGGCCCCTCGCCCGCCTCCGCCCGGGCGGTCCTCGACCGGATGCGCGGGGAGCTCGTCATCGGCCAGTTCCTCGACTTACGGGCTTTCGGGACCGACTTCGGCAACGTCGAGGACGCGTTGGCGGTCATCCACTACAAGACGACCAAGTACACCGTGGAACGCCCGCTGCAGATCGGCGCCGCCATGGCGGGGGCGAGCAGCTCGGTGCTGGGTGTGTGCGCCGCCTACGCCCGGCCGATGGGGGAGGCCTTCCAGATGTGCGACGACCTGGAGGACGTCCTGCCGGACCCGGCGCGCGGGGACGCCACCGGCAACGACCTGCGGGAAGGCAAGCACACGGTCGTCCTCGCGCTGGCCCTGCGCGACGCCGGCGCCGCCGAGTCGGCGAGGCTGAGGGAACTCGTCGGCGACCCGGACCTGGACGCGGACGGCCTCGCCGAGGCCCAGGCGCTGATCGCCGCCACCGGGGCACCCCGGACCGTCAGGCGCATGGTCGTCGAGCGTCGGCGGCAGGCCCTCGACGTCCTGGCGGCCGCCCCCTTCGGCCCCGCGGCCCGGCAGGCCCTCGCCCGGCTCACCGACCTCGCCCTCCCCGGCGTCGACCGCTGGGAGGAGGCGGAGGGGTGA
- a CDS encoding cobalt-precorrin-6A reductase has product MVSGAERHVLILGGTTEARRLAAELAADPGLRVTSSLAGRVAEPRLPAGEVRIGGFGGPEGLAHWLREQQVAALIDATHPFAGTISFNAAQAAAAVHVPLLAVRRPGWVAGPGDRWHPVGSLAEAAGVLPALGGRAFLTTGRMGLAAFAHLEGMWFLVRSVDAPEPPVPARMEVVLERGPFTLEGERELLRRHAIDVLVTKDSGAAATSAKLIAAREAGIPVVVVRRPPAPDGVPVADGPAGAAEWLRRTLA; this is encoded by the coding sequence ATCGTGAGCGGCGCGGAACGCCACGTCCTGATCCTGGGCGGCACGACCGAGGCCCGGCGGCTCGCCGCCGAGCTGGCCGCGGATCCCGGCCTGCGCGTCACCAGTTCGCTGGCGGGGCGCGTCGCCGAGCCGCGGCTGCCGGCGGGGGAGGTGCGGATCGGGGGGTTCGGCGGACCCGAAGGCCTCGCCCACTGGCTGCGCGAGCAGCAGGTGGCCGCGCTCATCGACGCCACCCATCCTTTCGCCGGCACGATCAGTTTCAACGCGGCACAGGCTGCCGCAGCCGTCCATGTTCCCCTGCTGGCCGTCCGCCGGCCCGGCTGGGTGGCGGGTCCGGGCGACCGGTGGCACCCGGTCGGCTCGCTGGCCGAGGCGGCCGGGGTGCTGCCCGCGCTGGGGGGACGGGCGTTCCTCACCACGGGCCGGATGGGCCTCGCGGCGTTCGCGCACCTTGAGGGTATGTGGTTTCTGGTCCGCTCGGTCGACGCGCCGGAGCCGCCGGTGCCGGCGCGGATGGAAGTGGTGCTGGAGCGGGGGCCGTTCACGCTGGAGGGAGAACGGGAGCTGCTGCGGCGGCACGCGATCGACGTCCTCGTCACGAAGGACAGCGGCGCGGCGGCGACCTCCGCGAAGCTGATCGCCGCCCGCGAGGCCGGCATCCCGGTCGTGGTGGTCCGCCGCCCGCCGGCGCCGGACGGCGTGCCGGTGGCCGACGGCCCGGCGGGGGCGGCGGAGTGGCTGAGGCGGACCCTGGCCTGA